GCGAGCCATATAATTAACAGAGCACAATGAAGCTTCTGCTTCAAGCCATAGATTCCTATACAGAAGAATTTGAGAGTCGGATTCTTCTTTGATCGGAAAATTCTTGGCAAGAACCTTCTTTATAGCCTGCAAATCACGTTTttgtaccaaaaaaatttagtttcttTTACTCTTTTTCATCCTTCAtagcaaaaatcattttaagatTAGAATTTCTATAAAATAGATGTGACAGCACCAAAAGAATACCTGGGTCATGTTATCATCTTTGACAGTATCTGCAGCACACCTTGTGGAAACCCAATTTGACAGTTTCTCCTTTCTCTTATCAGACGCAATTTTATGCTCCTCCTCATCCTCAAAATGCTGAAACTCAAGTTGGCCCTGAAATATAACAATATCAACATAATCATGGTCAATTCACATTTACAACCTAAAATTACATTATTCAGTGTAGTgataaaacatcaaaacatgGACAAGCAAGATTGATGAGAGCATAAGATTATCACATAGATAATGCCtattggtttagtttttttaaatggacATCACAGATTCAATACCAGAAGCGAAAGGTGAGGGATTGGACCATCGAATGATCTTGCCACTATGAAAATTAGCTGATATCCATACATCACCCACCAATGAGAGGTCAATGTTTGTGTGTGATGGGATTTTAAAGTTTCACCATTGCACCAAGCAGCGCCTTCAATTCATACCTTTTCCGAGCCCATAGCTTCTTCCCAGTTCTATAAAAACCTAAGTTGTtgcataaattaaacaaaataatgaaatacCTTGTAAAGATCAGATAACTTTCCACGAAATTGAGAAGTGGCTGGCTGAGGAATCAATGATTCTTTTGTTGAAATCTTCCTTTCCAGATTCTTCGATATACAGATATCAAGATTGTTGATCACATCTTTAAGAACATCGAAGTCTTCATCCTTCAACTCACAAGTGTCATTCGAAGAGTAAAATAGGAGCAATTCTGCGAGGTTGTGCATTGTATCAACAAGTGTTCGTGCATGCATCTTTGACGATGATTCTTCACCCGGTGATTGGGTGTGCTGAGCAGGAGCATGTTCTGATGAAGGTGGCGAACATAAGACCTGTTCTATAGCATGGAATGGTACGTGAGATGAACAATCATCAGGGtcatcattgattttcctcctaACATCTGCAACATaagaatttttctttgataGCCATTCACCGTCTTCAAGACTTCGCTGCTCAGTGTGCAGGGAGTTAAAATCAGAAAGGATACTTTCTTTCCTAGTTTCATCATCAATGACATCAGAAATTTGAGCTTCATGACAATAGCTTGGTATCCTTTGGTAGGGTCCATACTTCCCAGCATCATCAATTTCTTCTCTAAATAACACTTTAGCAACTAAAGGCCTCTTAAACAAAGAGACTTGTTGATGTTCCAGACTCTCATGATTGAGGGGCACAGAGatattactttgtttttcagGGCAGGCTTTTACAGCATCATTAGTAGCGGAAGGGGAGATTTGAGGGCCCTGAGGACTCAAGCCATTGCCAGCTTCTACCTTTTTCAGAATCAGTGGGTCCACAACCTCAGAAATTTCAAATGCAGATAGATGAGAAACTGGAGCACCTTTCCAGCATGGTGAGTCCACAGCAGGGTTGTAATGATCTAAACTTTCAGAAGTATTCTCTACAGAACCAATGGCTTCATGACCATCCAtagccaaattgaagaaatctagATTTCTATGAACTTTATTGtccattttttctttgaaaagttgATCGAAGAAATCCACAGAAATATTTTTGTTGCTTGGCATCTCATTGTTTTTAGAGGAAATTTCTGCCAAGTAATCATCATTTTGTTTCagatgaaaattaatttggCTAGAATCATAGAAAACTTTTCCTTCGGAGCTAATAAATGGATTAGGCTCTTGCACAGAAGAGGAATTATTGCCCTTCTCATCACCATTGCAACCAgtgttcatatttttaaatgaatatgtATCTTGCCCTGGGAATCTAACAACAACTGCGGGTGATGGCTTCATCACTAGCATACTATCATTTGGACTAGCATCACGCTTCCTTGAGGATTTTCCATACGAAATGACTTCTGGCATTTGATTAATCGCAGAATTGACTACATTTGAGGATGGTACCTGAGGATAAGCTTGTGGTGCTACTGAAGGAAACACCAAAGGTGATGGTGTTGAATAACCCGCAGGAATGAACTTGGGTTTTTCACCAAGGAAAGCTTTATAATCCAGCTGTCCTGTGCTTGCAGACTCGGTGTGCATTTGCCTACCAACCATGTCAATTCCGAGGGAAGTTTCTTCACATTTGCTGATATCCTTGAATGCAGAAAACCCTGCAAGTAGAAGCAATTAAGGAAATGCTAGATAACAGGTAATTATCCTAGCTAAAAATGCTTATCTTACCATTTGTTTTCCACTGGGTGCATACTTCAAAAACTGAACTTGTTGTGCAATTAGAGCCAAAATCATTCGATTAAGATATAATTACTCATAATTAAGGATGGTTCTGGTATATGGTAAAGAATAATCTCCTTAAAGACTTCCAATGACATAAGGGCAAAAGGTAACCCCAAGGATACAGAttatggcagagtaaaaggaatATATTCCAAACCTTATATctgatgttttaaaaattatgacagTGTTATCTACATCCCTCGGTATCAAAATGACTCTTCAATAAGGAATGGATAACTTACAAAGAGGCTTATATGTAGACGCCTACCACTTGCCCAGCAGAGCAAGAGTGCCTTTAGAAAACAGTTTAGAAGAATAGATACAAAGAAGTGAGATGTGAATAAAATTACCCCGcagtgaaaaagaaaacatgacaaAATGCATCTCACTAACGAGTACGAATTTGAgagaaaatcactttttttgtataatgttcaactttcttatattttcttaatgggCATGGAAACAATAACCAAATGGCATGAAACAGAACAATTACAGCTTAATATAGTGTGTAACTGTGTATGCTGTGCTAGACTATGGATAAAGACTTCAGAATAGCACTCATTCTAATGTGGAGATGCAACTACAGGAAAATAAATATCCAAGGTTTATGGTATGATGAATAATAAGCACAGTAATTTATAAAGACGACAAAATCAATAATGAGTATGAATAGACAAGAACAAAATGCAAGGTCTAAAGTAATTTTTTGAATTCTCAAtaataacagtaataataaGACAAGGATACcttgattaataaaattctCCTTCGCAGAAAAACCTCCGTCAAGTTGCATTTTTTTGCTCTGATGCCAATCAGTAACTCCCTCCCACAAGCCACTCCACTGTGCTGTATGATCCAAAACTACCAAGCTTTGACTATAATCATCACGAGAGGATCCATTAGATGTTCCAACATGAGAGGTAGACAACAATTCATAACCAGATTGGTTGGGGATCTTCAAGGAACCATCACTAGCAATTGCAGGTGAAACATACGATGACGGATAATATGGTTTAGCTTCAACAATACTAGGATTACCTTGACCATACAAAACAGCATCAGTGGAAGCCGAAACAAGAGGGTGGCTCATAGATGGCATCTGGGAAGTAGGCGAGGAGTATCCAAATGCAAGTGGGGAAGGCGCGGAATCAAATTCCAGGTTTGAAATGGGAAAGAGATCAGGTCTTGAATTGGGAATGTGAGAGTTGGAGGTAACCCAATTGTGTAAGGAGGGATTCAAGCTAACAGGATAGGTGGGTTCAGTTAAATCCAAAAGGGGTTTTGCTGCAGACCTATCAACAGTGAAAGGTGGGGCTGAAGCTGATAAATTTGAAGAGGACGATGATGATCCACCTCCATTATTATAACCATAAGAAACCCCATAATTCATCATCTCATTAAGCCTATATCTTTatgttgtgttaaaaaaaaactgcataAAATGATCAAAACCCACAAAAATCCATGTCAAATTAAGAATCCTTAAAGTGATAATCAGgactaacaatcaaaagaaataaCCATAATGATTAAGAACAAGAATCAtgcaaaaaacaatcaatatacAATACAAATGATGAAGATCAATGAATAGGAaagtcaaaaggaaaaaaaatagttgttacCGGAGAAGAAGACTGGTGCCAGAGAGCCGGGGAAAGAGATATGGCAGTGCTCTCTCTGCGAGTCTTCAAGTTGAAGGTTTTCAAGGCAACAAGTGTTATTTTACTGGTGCTTTGTATTGGATTTGATAAAGTAGGCAGCACTCCGCAAACTATGATTACTATATGATGTCAGTACCTAAAGTATTGATTCTTGCAATCTTACCACCGAATCATCCTAACAGACAATCAAGTCCCCACTGgaaaaaattatatgcaatAATGTGATTTTGAGTGTTATCTGATTTTCATAATTGAATAtctaatcttgaattttatttaaataggcTTTCCATGTTGAAATGTTTCCTCTAAAAcctaattgaaaatcaaaaaataataatcaatatgtatatatattatttgtcttaggttttaactaattaaataaaattggggTGTAATTCTCCTATCCCAGTTAACAAAATTGTTTGGTGTGCTAAAAAGATGAAGCAACTAAGACGTTCTTTGGGATTATGTATAAATTgtgttcttaaaaaatttaaattttatttttattaaaaataattgttttatatattttttttaaatagttttcataaattgatctcaaatataattttttaaaataaaaaaaatatcattttgataaatttcagcataaaaaatgctttaaaaaataaccataaccaCATTTTTAAAGGCATTATAtacatttgattaattttagtataaagttattatttatttggttgtgtttttttaatatcctaTGATATTTACGGAGGGAATTGAAAcatgtttaattataaaaataaagatatagacataaaaataaatttcctaTAATTTGAACTAAATTTTGTCCctttaaaatagattaaaaaatagagaaacgCATACCTTCATTTCAATTATCGTCATTTTTTCTGTCCCTTGACATCAACCAAAAACTATGTAAAGATTTTCTTATATCAAAACCAAATTCATTTTTCTAATTCagtgaaaacaaactatttatttatagaaagaCTAGATGATAGTTTTAATATGTTTCGAAAGTTAGAAATTTGAACCAAGTTGTataataaatttactttttgAAACTGTTCATAAATGGAAGCACACTTGGctctttaatttgttgatgGATTGCATCTATCATTTGCAGCTAGTCATTGTGAAAAGCTTGAATCTTGCAATAGGAGGAGCCCCACAGGGACAACACAGGCACCTGCATAAATGTGCTGAGTATTGTCCATACTCTAGTGTGGGGACGCATCAGTGTTTTCAAAAGagatcataattaaaattttctgggccacaaattaattaatgcataaaCTGCAGAAATTCATAGAAAACTGGAGCCTCTTGATTAAGTAAAGAAAACTACAAGGAAGATGGGGGGGATTGAATCTCATATATCAATGAATTAAACTCAGAACATGAACAAACGAAGAAGAACAGGAGAGATAGGTAGGCATGAATCAGAAATAAACAATGAAAGAACAGGGGTCTTGATCATGAGTGGCAGCTGAAGAAGAAG
The sequence above is drawn from the Populus alba chromosome 15, ASM523922v2, whole genome shotgun sequence genome and encodes:
- the LOC118043950 gene encoding uncharacterized protein produces the protein MMNYGVSYGYNNGGGSSSSSSNLSASAPPFTVDRSAAKPLLDLTEPTYPVSLNPSLHNWVTSNSHIPNSRPDLFPISNLEFDSAPSPLAFGYSSPTSQMPSMSHPLVSASTDAVLYGQGNPSIVEAKPYYPSSYVSPAIASDGSLKIPNQSGYELLSTSHVGTSNGSSRDDYSQSLVVLDHTAQWSGLWEGVTDWHQSKKMQLDGGFSAKENFINQGFSAFKDISKCEETSLGIDMVGRQMHTESASTGQLDYKAFLGEKPKFIPAGYSTPSPLVFPSVAPQAYPQVPSSNVVNSAINQMPEVISYGKSSRKRDASPNDSMLVMKPSPAVVVRFPGQDTYSFKNMNTGCNGDEKGNNSSSVQEPNPFISSEGKVFYDSSQINFHLKQNDDYLAEISSKNNEMPSNKNISVDFFDQLFKEKMDNKVHRNLDFFNLAMDGHEAIGSVENTSESLDHYNPAVDSPCWKGAPVSHLSAFEISEVVDPLILKKVEAGNGLSPQGPQISPSATNDAVKACPEKQSNISVPLNHESLEHQQVSLFKRPLVAKVLFREEIDDAGKYGPYQRIPSYCHEAQISDVIDDETRKESILSDFNSLHTEQRSLEDGEWLSKKNSYVADVRRKINDDPDDCSSHVPFHAIEQVLCSPPSSEHAPAQHTQSPGEESSSKMHARTLVDTMHNLAELLLFYSSNDTCELKDEDFDVLKDVINNLDICISKNLERKISTKESLIPQPATSQFRGKLSDLYKGQLEFQHFEDEEEHKIASDKRKEKLSNWVSTRCAADTVKDDNMTQAIKKVLAKNFPIKEESDSQILLYRNLWLEAEASLCSVNYMARFNRMKIEMEKGNSQKANDFSSAAPVVPEKSMVRENLSRPKVSSDILPADDKGSPVQDVSFLDSSVLSSNSHSDDVMARFHILKSRVDDSNSMSTSAVEKLSSSKVSPDLNLFEKLACGTKDSIKPNLSIQDSHMSGTSSNADDVSSHADDVIARFHILKCRVDNSSSGNTSAMEKLSSSKVSPDLNKVDKIVYDTKDSTKPHITIQDSPMAGRSSHADDVMARFRTLKGRVDNSNSVDISAMEKLPSSKVSSNLSNVGKLTVEAKDSTKPDITKQDSPLPSTSSHAEDIEAAIMARLLILKHRDGCSSSLEMEEHQPESIDNGCTSLRRDVPMGKGGLKDSILDVDMEPVIRNYPADSAEDKSTVKEFRLFVNDDAKTQSSLTNRFGDQPHAGWYDSCSSDWEHVLKEEIVGQGY